In a single window of the Salvelinus namaycush isolate Seneca chromosome 6, SaNama_1.0, whole genome shotgun sequence genome:
- the LOC120049438 gene encoding extensin-2-like — translation MLFEVQLIEVQPTEVQPIEVQPIEVQPTEVQPIEVQPTEVQPIEVQLIEVQPIEVQPIEVQPIEVQPIEVQPIEVQPTEVQPLKYSPLKYSPLKYSPLKYNPLKYSPLKYSPLKYSPLKYSPLKYSPLKYNPLKYSPLKYNPLKYSPLKYSPLKYSPLKYSPLKYSPLKYSPLKYSPLNSLKYSPLKYSPLKYNPLKYSPLKYSPLKYSPLKYSPLKYSPLKYSPLKYNPLKYSPLKYNPLKYSPLKYSPLKYSPLKYNPLKYNPLKYSPLKYSLLKYSPLKYSPLKYSPLKYSPLKYSPLKYSPLKYSPLKYNPLKYSPLKYNPLKYSPLRYSPLKYSPLKYSPLKYSPLKYSPLKYSPLKYSPLKYSPLKYSPLKYSPLKYSPLKYGPLKYSPLKYSPLKYSPLKYSPLKYSPLKYSPLKYSPLKYSPLKYSPLKYSPLKYSPLKYSPLKYSPLKYNPLKYSPLKYNPLKYSPLKYSPLKYSPLKYSPLKYSPLKYSPLKYNPLKYNPLKYSPLKYSPLKYSPLKYSPLKYNPLKYNPLKYSPLKYSPLKYSPLKYSPLKYSPLKYSPLKYSPLKYSPLKYNPLKYNPLKYSPLKYSPLKYSPLKYSPLKYSPLKYSPLKYSPLKYSPLKYSPLKYSPLKYSPLKYSPLKYSPLKYSPLKYSPLKYNPLKYSPLKYSPLKYSPLKYSPLKYSPLKYSPLKYSPLKYSPLKYSPLKYSPLKYSPLKYSPLKYSPLKYSPLKYSPLKYSPLKYSPLKYSPLKYGPLKYSPLKYSPLKYSPLKYNPLKYNPLKYSPLKYSPLKYSPLKYSPLKYSPLKYSPLKYSPLKYSPLKYSPLKYSPLKYGPLKYNPLKYSPLKYSPLKYSPLKYSPLKYSPLKYSPLL, via the exons ATGTTGTTTGAAGTACAGCTCATTGAAGTACAGCCCACTGAAGTACAGCCCATTGAAGTACAGCCCATTGAAGTACAGCCCACTGAAGTACAACCCATTGAAGTACAGCCCACTGAAGTACAACCCATTGAAGTACAGCTCATTGAAGTACAGCCCATTGAAGTACAGCCCATTGAAGTACAGCCCATTGAAGTACAGCCCATTGAAGTACAGCCCATTGAAGTACAGCCCACTGAAGTACAGCCATTGAAGTACAGCCCATTGAAGTACAGCCCATTGAAGTACAGCCCACTAAAGTACAACCCATTGAAGTACAGCCCATTGAAGTACAGCCCACTGAAGTACAGCCCATTGAAGTACAGCCCATTGAAGTACAGCCCACTGAAGTACAACCCATTGAAGTACAGCCCACTGAAGTACAACCCATTGAAGTACAGCCCATTGAAGTACAGCCCATTGAAGTACAGCCCATTGAAGTACAGCCCATTGAAGTACAGCCCATTGAAGTACAGCCCACTGAAGTACAGCCCACTGAA CTCATTGAAGTACAGCCCATTGAAGTACAGCCCACTGAAGTACAATCCTTTGAAGTACAGCCCACTGAAGTACAGCCCACTGAAGTACAGCCCATTGAAGTACAGCCCATTGAAGTACAGCCCATTGAAGTACAGCCCACTGAAGTACAACCCATTGAAGTACAGCCCACTGAAGTACAACCCATTGAAGTACAGCCCATTGAAGTACAGCCCACTGAAGTACAGCCCACTGAAGTACAACCCACTGAAGTACAACCCATTGAAGTACAGCCCACTGAAGTACAGCCTACTGAAGTACAGCCCATTGAAGTACAGCCCATTGAAGTACAGCCCACTGAAGTACAGCCCACTGAAGTACAGCCCATTGAAGTACAGCCCACTGAAGTACAGCCCACTGAAGTACAACCCATTGAAGTACAGCCCACTGAAGTACAATCCATTGAAGTACAGCCCATTAAGGTACAGCCCATTGAAGTACAGCCCACTGAAGTACAGCCCATTGAAGTACAGCCCATTGAAGTACAGCCCATTGAAGTACAGCCCACTGAAGTACAGCCCACTGAAGTACAGCCCACTGAAGTACAGCCCATTGAAGTACAGCCCACTGAAGTACAGCCCATTGAAGTACGGCCCACTGAAGTACAGCCCATTGAAGTACAGCCCATTGAAGTACAGCCCCCTGAAGTACAGCCCATTGAAGTACAGCCCACTGAAGTACAGCCCACTGAAGTACAGCCCATTGAAGTACAGCCCATTGAAGTACAGCCCACTGAAGTACAGCCCATTGAAGTACAGCCCATTGAAGTACAGCCCATTGAAGTACAGCCCACTGAAGTACAACCCATTGAAGTACAGCCCACTGAAGTACAATCCATTGAAGTACAGCCCATTGAAGTACAGCCCACTGAAGTACAGCCCACTGAAGTACAGCCCACTGAAGTACAGCCCATTGAAGTACAGCCCACTGAAGTACAATCCACTGAAGTACAATCCATTGAAGTACAGCCCATTGAAGTACAGCCCATTGAAGTACAGCCCATTGAAGTACAGCCCATTGAAGTACAATCCACTGAAGTACAATCCATTGAAGTACAGCCCATTGAAGTACAGCCCATTGAAGTACAGCCCATTGAAGTACAGCCCATTGAAGTACAGCCCACTGAAGTACAGCCCACTGAAGTACAGCCCATTGAAGTACAGCCCACTGAAGTACAATCCACTGAAGTACAATCCATTGAAGTACAGCCCATTGAAGTACAGCCCATTGAAGTACAGCCCACTGAAGTATAGCCCACTGAAGTACAGCCCATTGAAGTACAGCCCATTGAAGTACAGCCCACTGAAGTACAGCCCACTGAAGTACAGCCCATTGAAGTACAGCCCACTGAAGTACAGCCCACTGAAGTACAGCCCATTGAAGTACAGCCCACTGAAGTACAGCCCATTGAAGTACAGCCCATTGAAGTACAACCCATTGAAGTACAGCCCACTGAAGTACAGCCCACTGAAGTACAGCCCATTGAAGTACAGCCCACTGAAGTACAGCCCACTGAAGTACAGCCCATTGAAGTACAGCCCACTGAAGTACAGCCCATTGAAGTACAGCCCATTGAAGTACAGCCCATTGAAGTACAGCCCACTGAAGTACAGCCCATTGAAGTACAGCCCATTGAAGTACAGCCCATTGAAGTACAGCCCACTGAAGTACAGCCCACTGAAGTACAGCCCATTGAAGTACAGCCCATTGAAGTACGGCCCACTGAAGTACAGCCCATTGAAGTACAGCCCATTGAAGTACAGCCCATTGAAGTACAACCCATTGAAGTACAACCCATTGAAGTACAGCCCATTGAAGTACAGCCCACTGAAGTACAGCCCACTGAAGTACAGCCCATTGAAGTACAGCCCATTGAAGTACAGCCCATTGAAGTACAGCCCACTGAAGTACAGCCCACTGAAGTACAGCCCACTGAAGTACAGCCCATTGAAGTACGGCCCACTGAAGTACAACCCATTGAAGTACAGCCCATTGAAGTACAGCCCATTGAAGTACAGCCCATTGAAGTACAGCCCACTGAAGTACAGCCCACTGAAGTACAGCCCACTACTGTAG